One Azospirillum sp. B510 genomic window carries:
- a CDS encoding immunity protein Tsi6 family protein, which translates to MPDIATTDELRRLIAQAQAGVAALARREPENSWLTSIQRQLDHVDGAARDGATRLDRADELNFGLLASHYVDDVDPALAAELHAISAATRRLFGG; encoded by the coding sequence ATGCCCGACATCGCCACCACCGACGAGCTGCGCCGCCTTATCGCGCAGGCCCAGGCCGGAGTCGCGGCACTGGCCCGGCGGGAGCCGGAGAACAGCTGGCTGACCAGCATCCAGCGCCAGCTCGACCATGTGGACGGAGCCGCGCGCGACGGAGCCACGCGGCTGGATCGGGCCGACGAGCTGAATTTCGGCCTGCTCGCCTCCCACTATGTCGATGACGTCGATCCGGCGCTGGCGGCGGAGCTTCACGCCATCAGCGCCGCCACCCGCCGGCTGTTCGGCGGCTAG
- the tldD gene encoding metalloprotease TldD translates to MSALAVTDDLFFNRAGMDRARVEGVVQDALHSADDGELYLEYAQSESLGWDDGKLKSASFDTTQGFGLRAIAGEATGYAHASNLSEEAIRRAASTVRAVQAGHTGTLAEPPAGTNRALYIPDNPLHLVPFEEKVKLLADIDAYARAKDERVRQVSCSISGEWQAVQIIRADGVRVADLRPLVRLNVSVVVAEGDRMETGGYGGGGRVTYDHYIQPETWRGFVDEALRQALVNLASVPAPAGEMTVVLGSGWPGILLHEAIGHGLEGDFNRKKTSAFSGLLGQRIAAPGVTIVDDGTIENSRGSISVDDEGTPGQCTTLIEDGILVGFMQDRMNARLMGMRPTGNGRRQSFAYNPMPRMTNTVMRNGDHTPDEIIASVKKGIYAKNFGGGQVDITNGKFVFSASEAYLIEDGKLGPAVKGATLIGNGPDSLTKVSMIGNDSRLDPGVGTCGKDGQGVPVGVGQPTLRLEGLTVGGTAA, encoded by the coding sequence ATGAGCGCGCTTGCCGTCACCGACGATCTCTTCTTCAACCGCGCCGGCATGGACCGCGCCCGCGTGGAAGGCGTCGTGCAGGACGCCCTGCACAGTGCCGACGATGGGGAGCTGTATCTCGAATACGCCCAGAGCGAGTCGCTGGGCTGGGACGATGGGAAGCTGAAGTCCGCCAGCTTCGACACCACCCAGGGCTTCGGCCTGCGCGCCATCGCCGGCGAGGCGACCGGCTACGCCCATGCCAGCAACCTGTCGGAGGAGGCGATCCGCCGCGCGGCCAGCACCGTGCGCGCCGTCCAGGCCGGCCACACCGGCACCCTGGCCGAGCCGCCGGCCGGCACCAACCGCGCGCTCTACATCCCCGACAACCCGCTGCACCTCGTCCCCTTCGAGGAGAAGGTGAAGCTGCTGGCCGATATCGACGCCTATGCCCGCGCCAAGGACGAGCGGGTGCGGCAGGTCAGCTGCTCGATCAGCGGCGAATGGCAGGCGGTGCAGATCATCCGCGCCGACGGCGTGCGCGTCGCCGACCTGCGCCCGCTGGTGCGCCTGAACGTCTCGGTCGTGGTGGCCGAGGGCGACCGGATGGAGACCGGCGGCTATGGCGGCGGCGGCCGCGTCACCTATGACCATTACATCCAGCCGGAGACCTGGCGCGGCTTCGTCGACGAGGCGCTGCGCCAAGCGCTGGTCAACCTCGCCTCCGTGCCCGCCCCGGCCGGCGAGATGACGGTGGTTCTCGGCAGCGGCTGGCCCGGCATCCTGCTGCACGAGGCGATCGGCCACGGGCTGGAGGGTGACTTCAACCGCAAGAAGACCTCCGCCTTCTCCGGCCTGCTCGGCCAGCGCATCGCCGCCCCCGGCGTCACCATCGTCGATGACGGCACCATCGAGAACTCGCGCGGCTCGATCAGCGTCGACGACGAGGGCACGCCCGGCCAGTGCACGACTCTGATCGAGGACGGCATCCTGGTCGGCTTCATGCAGGACCGCATGAACGCCCGCCTGATGGGCATGCGCCCGACCGGCAACGGCCGGCGCCAGAGCTTCGCCTACAACCCGATGCCGCGCATGACCAACACGGTGATGCGCAACGGCGACCACACGCCGGACGAGATCATCGCCTCGGTCAAGAAGGGCATCTACGCCAAGAATTTCGGCGGCGGCCAGGTCGACATCACCAACGGCAAATTCGTCTTCTCGGCCAGCGAAGCCTATCTGATCGAGGACGGCAAGCTCGGTCCCGCCGTGAAGGGCGCCACCCTGATCGGCAACGGCCCGGACAGCCTGACCAAGGTGTCGATGATAGGCAACGACAGCCGCCTCGATCCCGGCGTCGGCACCTGCGGCAAGGACGGCCAGGGCGTGCCGGTCGGCGTCGGCCAGCCCACCCTGCGGCTGGAAGGGCTGACGGTCGGCGGCACCGCCGCCTGA
- a CDS encoding polymorphic toxin type 46 domain-containing protein: MNTVSRIFKTTTFALGLMLASALASAVPGHAQSAPTPDQVIAAKSPGASAEQLNARMVVASYFYASTDLTSARYNDDAKGINFSKPLEVIDVAAGTTWFQYVRTGYDSVRFGNFFSPVVTATPDCLGISGAGRAEYKAVLPTGQGLKSVAAPIVDSWTTPGTSVQTQGGCAQVVVPNSVKAGVTSGGQVQ; encoded by the coding sequence ATGAATACCGTTTCCCGCATTTTCAAGACCACGACGTTCGCGCTCGGCCTGATGCTGGCCTCGGCACTGGCGTCGGCGGTTCCGGGCCACGCGCAATCAGCCCCGACGCCGGACCAGGTGATCGCCGCCAAATCCCCGGGCGCCAGCGCCGAACAACTGAACGCGCGCATGGTGGTCGCGAGCTATTTCTACGCCTCGACCGATCTCACCTCCGCCCGCTACAACGACGACGCCAAGGGCATCAATTTCTCCAAGCCGCTGGAGGTGATCGACGTCGCCGCCGGCACCACATGGTTCCAGTATGTCCGCACCGGCTATGACAGCGTCCGCTTCGGCAATTTCTTCTCGCCGGTGGTGACCGCCACGCCCGATTGCCTCGGCATCTCCGGCGCCGGCCGCGCCGAGTACAAGGCGGTGCTGCCCACCGGCCAGGGCCTGAAGTCGGTCGCCGCCCCCATCGTCGACAGCTGGACCACCCCCGGCACCAGCGTGCAGACCCAGGGCGGCTGCGCCCAGGTCGTGGTGCCGAACAGCGTCAAGGCCGGCGTCACCAGCGGCGGACAAGTCCAGTAA
- the sugE gene encoding quaternary ammonium compound efflux SMR transporter SugE: MAWVTLFLAGLLEIGWAVGLKYTEGFTRLIPSLLTVAAMLASILLLGAALKSLPLGTAYAVWTGIGTVGTAVLGMLLFGEPAGALRLLCIAAIIGGIAGLKMLHG, from the coding sequence ATGGCGTGGGTCACGCTGTTCTTGGCCGGTCTTCTCGAAATCGGTTGGGCCGTCGGGCTGAAATACACCGAGGGTTTCACCCGCCTGATCCCGAGCCTGCTGACGGTCGCGGCGATGCTGGCGAGCATCCTGCTGCTGGGCGCGGCGCTGAAGAGCCTGCCGCTGGGCACGGCTTACGCGGTGTGGACGGGCATCGGCACGGTCGGCACGGCCGTGCTGGGCATGCTGCTGTTCGGGGAGCCCGCCGGGGCGCTGCGGCTGCTGTGCATCGCGGCGATCATTGGCGGGATCGCCGGGCTGAAAATGCTGCATGGGTGA
- a CDS encoding glycine cleavage system protein R, with protein MATDKTATDKTAGLALVSTFCPDRVGLVSGITSHLFDQGINLRDATFASLGSGAEFSAVCELPAALTVADLQSGLSSLPVLAGAEVKVSPFAFDPQPGPQALVTHRVEVSGGDQPGLVARLSEIFTQFDANIVRLDAQTLPDRSGERYVLRFSVSIPAERADVCLSAVANTAETLALTCRTEAL; from the coding sequence ATGGCGACGGACAAGACGGCGACGGACAAGACGGCCGGGCTGGCCCTGGTTTCCACCTTCTGCCCCGACCGGGTCGGACTGGTCTCCGGCATCACCAGCCATCTGTTCGACCAGGGCATCAACCTGCGCGACGCCACCTTCGCCTCGCTCGGCAGCGGCGCCGAGTTCTCGGCCGTCTGCGAGTTGCCGGCGGCGCTGACGGTGGCCGACCTCCAGTCCGGCCTGTCGTCCCTGCCGGTGCTGGCCGGCGCCGAGGTGAAGGTCAGCCCCTTCGCCTTCGATCCCCAGCCCGGTCCGCAGGCGCTGGTCACCCACCGCGTCGAGGTGTCGGGCGGCGACCAGCCGGGCCTCGTCGCCCGCCTGTCGGAGATCTTCACCCAGTTCGACGCCAACATCGTCCGGCTGGACGCCCAGACCCTGCCCGACCGCAGCGGCGAGCGCTATGTCCTGCGCTTCTCCGTCTCGATTCCGGCGGAGCGGGCGGATGTCTGCCTGTCGGCGGTGGCGAACACGGCGGAGACCCTGGCACTGACCTGCCGGACGGAGGCGCTGTGA
- a CDS encoding succinate dehydrogenase assembly factor 2, with amino-acid sequence MTENGTPLASETQTPEKAESLENRRKRLRFRSWHRGTREMDLLMGSFADAHVGGFDHAMLDRFEALLELGDPDLYDWMSGREPVPAEHDNDVMRLLTAFRYTPRQGS; translated from the coding sequence ATGACTGAAAACGGCACCCCCCTGGCTTCCGAGACGCAGACTCCCGAGAAGGCCGAATCGCTGGAGAACCGGCGCAAGCGGTTGCGCTTCCGCTCCTGGCACCGCGGCACGCGCGAGATGGACCTGCTGATGGGCAGCTTCGCCGACGCCCATGTCGGCGGCTTCGACCATGCGATGCTCGACCGCTTCGAGGCGCTGCTGGAGCTTGGCGATCCCGACCTGTACGACTGGATGTCAGGGCGGGAGCCGGTGCCGGCCGAGCATGACAACGACGTGATGCGCCTGTTGACGGCGTTCCGTTACACACCACGTCAAGGCTCCTGA
- a CDS encoding DUF3422 family protein, with protein MTDGAVRTTMDTPTPGAVSGFGTGGSGAGLAGSRPLRDHPLRQTLTNEVHARPPESLTSPVRATMLAMLSGEGAAEADRRHLEALCDWAGVVRPPQGATHHSASFGSFHLKWERHTEFSTWTVFRPSAMPAGALIDPFVEPALHALPRDWLAGLPGDLLVGIHVAVLDPDTPEPSPNMMAAMFGSESYVGSRIAGRSATAWTDFRIHGDGFSRMLVADHSMTPRQTGRVVQRLLEIETYRVLALLALPMARGVLPRVGTIESGLAEVTTRIATLRGLQDERDLLDRLTLLAAQTEQISAESAYRFGAARAYHELVERRIEELREIRIEGLQTVQEFMDRRLTPAIRTCEAVEQRLESLSQRVARASTLLRTRVEIAVEGQNAELLQSMDRRAQLQLRLQETVEGLSVVAISYYLVGIVGYAAKGLKGFGFKVDPDMLVGVMIPIVIAFVWSGVRRIRKVLVSRH; from the coding sequence ATGACCGACGGAGCGGTGCGCACGACCATGGACACCCCGACGCCCGGCGCCGTGTCCGGATTCGGGACCGGCGGAAGCGGCGCCGGCTTGGCCGGCTCGCGCCCGCTGCGCGACCACCCGCTGCGCCAGACCCTGACCAACGAGGTGCATGCCCGGCCGCCCGAATCGCTGACCTCGCCGGTACGCGCCACCATGTTGGCGATGCTGTCGGGCGAAGGGGCGGCGGAGGCCGACCGTCGCCATCTCGAGGCACTGTGCGACTGGGCCGGCGTCGTCCGGCCGCCGCAGGGCGCCACCCACCACAGCGCCTCCTTCGGCAGCTTCCACCTGAAGTGGGAGCGGCATACCGAATTCTCGACCTGGACCGTCTTCCGCCCCAGCGCCATGCCGGCCGGCGCCCTGATCGATCCCTTCGTCGAGCCGGCGCTGCACGCCCTGCCGCGCGACTGGCTGGCCGGTCTGCCGGGCGACCTGCTGGTCGGCATCCATGTCGCCGTGCTCGACCCCGACACGCCGGAACCGTCGCCCAACATGATGGCGGCGATGTTCGGCTCGGAAAGCTATGTCGGGTCACGGATCGCCGGTCGGTCGGCCACCGCCTGGACCGACTTCCGCATCCATGGCGACGGCTTTTCCCGCATGCTGGTCGCCGACCATTCGATGACGCCGCGCCAGACCGGCCGTGTCGTCCAGCGCCTGCTGGAGATCGAGACCTACCGGGTGCTGGCCCTGCTGGCCCTGCCGATGGCGCGCGGCGTGCTGCCCCGCGTCGGGACGATCGAATCGGGGCTGGCCGAGGTCACCACCCGCATCGCCACCCTGCGCGGTTTGCAGGACGAGCGCGACCTGCTGGACCGGCTGACCCTGCTGGCGGCGCAGACCGAGCAGATCTCCGCCGAGTCCGCCTACCGGTTCGGCGCCGCCCGCGCCTATCACGAACTGGTCGAGCGGCGAATCGAGGAGCTTCGCGAGATCCGGATCGAGGGGTTGCAGACCGTCCAGGAGTTCATGGATCGCCGCCTGACCCCGGCCATCCGCACCTGCGAGGCGGTCGAACAGCGGCTCGAGTCGCTGTCCCAACGCGTGGCGCGGGCCAGCACCCTGCTGCGCACCCGTGTGGAGATCGCGGTGGAGGGGCAGAACGCCGAACTGCTCCAGTCGATGGACCGCCGGGCGCAGTTGCAGCTTCGCCTACAGGAGACGGTCGAGGGGCTGTCGGTGGTCGCGATCAGCTATTACCTCGTCGGCATCGTCGGCTATGCGGCGAAGGGGCTGAAGGGGTTCGGCTTCAAGGTCGATCCCG